From the Oceanobacillus kimchii X50 genome, the window TGAGCCATTACTAATATTCCCGTAAATAATCATCATGGGTAAGTAGGTAATCCCTGATAATAAGTATGAGTAAATAAAAGGACTTGCTGCTTTTCCTAATAAAATTTGATATGGATGTAAAGGAAAAGGAATGTACGCTTCTACATCATCTGCAAAATAAAAAGCGGTTAATACAGAAACAATACAAGTAATAAATAGGACAATACTCATGCCGATGAACAGTAAACCTAGTATCATTGATTGCTGTTGTAAAGGCGCAAACACGTTATAAATGGCACTAATTAAATTATTATATAGTGTGAAAATTATTCCGAGAAATGGAATGAAAAATAATCCGGCTACGATATATAGCCATGCATAGTTATTTTTGCCCGTGGAAGTGTATTGCATCTTTAGCATAATACGTATGACTTTCCATGTCTTACTCATCATTGGTCAACTCCAAGAATACATTTTCAAGCGATTGATCTGTTGCATATTCTTTTTGAAGTTGTTCCATCGTCCCATAAAAAATAAGTTTACCTTTATTAATAATTGCAACTTCATCACATAATTGTTCAACTACTTCAAGTCCGTGGCTAGAAAAAAAGACTGTATTGCCTTTATCAGCGTGTTCTCGCATCATAAGTTTTAAAGAATGAGAAGATTTAGGGTCTAATCCGGTTAAAGGCTCATCAAGAATCCAAATATCTGGATCATGTAATAGTACACCCGTTACCATTATTTTTTGACGCATACCATGAGAATAGCTTTGTATGTAATTTCCTAACGCATCGTGAATAGAAAATTGTTTGGTAAAGTATTCAATTCTCTCTTTTCTTATATCAGCCGGTATTTCATAAATATCTGCTATAAAATTTAAATATTCCATTCCTTTTAATCTAAGGAACATATCAGAACGATCTGGAACTAACCCGAATATTTTTTTTGCTTCTAGTGGTTGTTTTTCAATATCAAGTCCATTTAAAGTAATGGAGCCAGAATCAATTGGTAAAATCCCTGTCATCATATTAATGGTGGTGGATTTTCCAGCGCCATTTGGTCCTAAGAAACCAATGATTTTACCATTAGGAATTGTCAAATTTAAATTTTGGATGGCTGTCTTACCCTCAAATTCTTTTGTAACATGGTTTATTTCTATCAATGTGTTCCCTCGCTTTCCATAAGTCTGTATTACTGTTCGAAAAAAAATACATATGTTAAAATTTACATTGGAATAACCAACGAATGAACTATGCATAGTATTAGTATAACGTACTTAAAGATAGAATTGGAGAGGGAGAGATTAATGATTTCAAGAAAAAGTAAACGAGAAGTAGAGCAAATGCAAGCTGCTGCAGATGTTCTCGTTGCCTGTCATAGAGAAATTGCAAAAATAATTAAACCAGGTATTTCAACGATTGAAATAGATAACTTTGTAGAAGGTTTCTTAGAAAAACATGGAGCTACTCCTGAGCAAAAAGGCTATAATGGTTATCCTTATGCAATTTGTGCATCATTAAATGATGAAATTTGCCATGGATTTCCTTCTGAAAAACCATTGGAGGATGGAGACATTGTAACAATTGATATGGTGGTAAATTTAAATGGTGGTCTAGCTGATTCAGCTTGGACATATGCTGTCGGAAATGTAGATGAAAAAGGGAAACGGTTAATCAATGTAACCAAAGAAGCTCTTTATAAGGGTATTAAACAGGCAAAGCCAGGTAATCGAATAGGTGATATCGGTCATGCAATTCAAACATATGCTGAAGCGGAAGGATTTTCGGTAGTACGTGATTTTACAGGACATGGAATTGGACCGACTATTCATGAGGATCCACATATTCCTCACTATGGATTGCCAAACAAAGGACTTCGTTTAAAAGAAGGCATGGTAATTACAATCGAACCTATGATCAACGAAGGGGCTTGGCAAAGCAAAATGGATGATAATGGGTGGACTGCAAGAACAATCGATAAAGGACGTTCAGCTCAGTTTGAACATCAGATTGTCATTACAGAAAATGGACCACATATTTTTACAGAACAAGATAAATAACAAGCAAAGACCCCAACTGTATTAAAAAATGCAGTTGGGGTCTTTTATTTCGCTTGTAAAGGAAAGTAATTTCTCACTTTCAAGCGGGTAAGGCATATTCAAAAAAGGGGAAGTTAGAAAAAAACAAACATCATTCTATTTGTATTTTATTTTTTTGCTGTTTTAGCTCCAAACAAAATTGTAATGATTGGACTAAGCAAGCAGAAGAATGCAAATGGTAAATAGGTAAGTACCGGTACACCAAGTACATCTGCTATAAATACTCCACATACACTCCAAGGAACTAATGGGTTAATTACTGTACCTGCATCTTCCAGTGTGCGCGATAGTGAGCGCTTTGTTAACCCAGCTTTTTCATATATAGGTTTAAACGTTTCTCCAGTTAATAATATAGATAAATACTGTTCACCGATAAGTACGTTAACTCCAATAGCAGTACCTGCGGTTGATGCAATGATAGATCTTGCACGTTGTAATTTCTCTTGGAAACTGTTTAATAAGCTCGGAATAATGCCTGTAACAAACAGCAATCCTCCAAAACTTAAGGCTAATATTACTAATGAAATAGTAAATAACATTCCATTTATTCCGCCTCGAGTTAATAGTTCATTTACAGGTTCAAAGTTCGTTGTCCCAGTAAATCCATTAAACCAAGCGTTCGTAATTTCTTTCCACGTAAAACCGTTTGTAATCTTTCCAATGATTACTGCGATCAAACTACTTAATGATAAAGCCAGAAATGCTGACATTCGAAATATAGTACATATAATTAATATAATTAAAGGAATCCAAGAAGCCCAATGTAGGAGACCGCTGCCTAATAAAGCTTCTCGGTAAGCTTCTACATTGCTAATGGATGTATCTTGACTAGGAGATAGGAATGCAAACACAATAAATGAAATAATGAATGCTGGTATAGTAGTTAAACTAATATGTTTAATATGGTCAAATAAATCTACTCCGATTATAGAAGAAGAAAGATTCGTTGTATCTGATAATGGTGACATCTTATCTCCAAAAAAAGCACCTGAAACGATAGCACCCGCTGTAATAGCAAGTGATGCATCCATAGCTCCTGCCATTCCGATAAAAGCTACTCCAATTGTTGCTGTAGTTGTAAGGGAACTTCCTAGGGAAATCCCGATTATTGAAGTAACTGCAAAGACAATCGCGTAAAACCACATAGTGCCAATTAATGAGAAACCCGTATTTATTAAAGTAGGTATAGTACCACTAATCATCCAACTACTAATTAATACCCCGATGATGAAGAAAAGAAAAATTGCCCCCATCCCGGAAGAAGCTCCAGTTGCCATTGCATCTTGGAGTGAAGAGAAGTTAATCTTTTTTAATAATCCATAACAAATTAATAATAACATTCCAATTAAAATGGGAATATGCGGTGTTGTTTCTAATCCGATTATAAAGTAGCTAATAAATATAATTATAAATATAAAAAATAACAATGCTTCCCAAAAAGCTGGTTTGTGTTTAGCCGAAATTGGTTTCATAATCTTTCCTCCTAAATATAAAAAGCCTCATCCCTTCAATAAGGGACGAAGCTATGTACTCCGCGTTACCACCCTGGTTGATGGAAAAAATTCCACCCACTCACATGCTTACAATCCTAATAACTGAAATTTGTAATTCGATATGAATCAGCCAGAGTTTTCAGCAACCACTCTGTCTCTTGTACTGCTAAATTCAAAATCTACTTCGAATCTCTAATTGCCGGTAGTATTAAATTGTTAATACTGACTATACAACCATCTAGCTAGTATTGTCAATAACCAAATTTTCCTTTTTAAATATTGGTAATTTAGTTATAATTAAATCAAAATTTTATTAGAAGATAGCAATGTCGTTAATGATGAGTAACACATATCAGAATATTAATATTATTTTTTGTTCTGAAATTAGGGAGTGCAGTAAACTGCTCATCGTGAAAAAAGAAATTTTAATTTGGAGAGAAACCATAATGCAGATGCCATCAACAATGAAAGTAGAATCACCACTAACAATTATGAAAAGAGGATTAAAAGCTGGCTTTCCAATTATGCTTGGATATTTACCAATTGCAATTACATATGGTGTGCTAGCTAGCCAAGTAGGTTTATCTTTATTTGAATTAACTTGGATGAGTGCAGCGGTTTTTGCTGGAGCTAGTCAGTTTATGGCAGTAAATATGATTGCTGTTGGAACTGGTATTATTGAAATTATTATTGCAACATTTGTTTTGAATTTCAGACATTTTATTATGAACTTATCGATGATGAATGTATTAAAAGCAATTCCACTCCATAAAAAATTGCCATTATCGCTTGGTGTAACGGATGAAACCTTTGCGGTGTCTTCCATGTATCCTGAAGAAGGAAAAAAAGCACAAGGAATTTGGTTTTATGGAACAATTATCGGATTTGCGTATATTTCCTGGGTAATAGGATCATTATTTGGTGGATTATTAGGTGAAATAATTCCTCCTGCTCTAAGTCAAAGTATGGGGATTGCACTTTATGCAATGTTTATTGGGCTATTAATACCATCTGCAAAAAAAGATATCAAAGTAGCTTACATTGCGGTAGTAGCAATGTTTATTCATTGGGGTTGTCTTCAATTAGGAATTAGTACAGGATGGGCAATTGTATATGGAACTATTTTTGGTGGAATGGTTGGAATTCCTTTGTTGAAGGAGGATGAAGCATGATTATCGCAATGATTCTTGGTATGTTTATTGTTACAATGCTACCACGTTTAATTCCTGTATTTATAGTTGAGAAGGTGCAATTCCGACCGTGGGTTAATCGTTGGTTACTGGCAATACCATATGCTGCACTAGGTGCTTTAATTTTTCCAGGTGTATTATCAGTAGTACCTGATCGACCTTTTGTAGGATTACTAGGTGGACTAATAGCAATTTTGCTATCACTGTTTGGGTTAAATGTTGTTTTTGTTGTTATTGGTTCTATATTATCAATATATATCATGATAAATTTATAGTTTTCAAAGGCTGAAAATATTATAATATATAAAGTAAAGGAAACTTGACGTCAAGTTTCCTTTACTTTATGATTTGAACTAGAAGGGAAGAGGCATATTTGAAGAATAGAATGAAAGAATTTCGTGAAATTCATCACATATCTCAAGCTCAAATGGCAGAAATGCTTAATGTTTCAAGACAAACCATTATTTCAATAGAAAAAGAAAGATATAATCCTTCATTACCTCTAGCCATTCAAATTGCTAGATGTTTTAAAACTAGTGTAGAAGAAGTTTTTATATTAGAGGAAGAATAAGGAAAGGGGAAGGTTATAATTTATTTGAACAGTAAAGCCGGTAGACGTTTTTTTACATTTATGGGGTGTTTGTTTTTGTTATATACTGGTATTCTTTCATCAGCATCCATATATTCACTAGGATTTTTACAGGGCCATGAACTAATCCAGTTATCACTATCCATCATGTGTTTCTGTTTAGCTTATTTATATCCGCAGTTCAAAAAAAACGATGAACGTACAAAAGCGATAAAGGAGAGAGGGATGTTTTTCAGTTACTCTTTCTTTGTAGCATATAGTTTAATATTAATGTTAATGTTTCAATTTGAAGTGTTGAGTTTGTCTGGATACCAGACGGTAACTTTGATGGCTTCATTGATGATCATCACTGTATTTTCTTCCTTTGTTATTTTATCTAAGCGATACTAAATTATTTTTA encodes:
- a CDS encoding helix-turn-helix transcriptional regulator, with protein sequence MKNRMKEFREIHHISQAQMAEMLNVSRQTIISIEKERYNPSLPLAIQIARCFKTSVEEVFILEEE
- the map gene encoding type I methionyl aminopeptidase — translated: MISRKSKREVEQMQAAADVLVACHREIAKIIKPGISTIEIDNFVEGFLEKHGATPEQKGYNGYPYAICASLNDEICHGFPSEKPLEDGDIVTIDMVVNLNGGLADSAWTYAVGNVDEKGKRLINVTKEALYKGIKQAKPGNRIGDIGHAIQTYAEAEGFSVVRDFTGHGIGPTIHEDPHIPHYGLPNKGLRLKEGMVITIEPMINEGAWQSKMDDNGWTARTIDKGRSAQFEHQIVITENGPHIFTEQDK
- the nhaC gene encoding Na+/H+ antiporter NhaC; the encoded protein is MKPISAKHKPAFWEALLFFIFIIIFISYFIIGLETTPHIPILIGMLLLICYGLLKKINFSSLQDAMATGASSGMGAIFLFFIIGVLISSWMISGTIPTLINTGFSLIGTMWFYAIVFAVTSIIGISLGSSLTTTATIGVAFIGMAGAMDASLAITAGAIVSGAFFGDKMSPLSDTTNLSSSIIGVDLFDHIKHISLTTIPAFIISFIVFAFLSPSQDTSISNVEAYREALLGSGLLHWASWIPLIILIICTIFRMSAFLALSLSSLIAVIIGKITNGFTWKEITNAWFNGFTGTTNFEPVNELLTRGGINGMLFTISLVILALSFGGLLFVTGIIPSLLNSFQEKLQRARSIIASTAGTAIGVNVLIGEQYLSILLTGETFKPIYEKAGLTKRSLSRTLEDAGTVINPLVPWSVCGVFIADVLGVPVLTYLPFAFFCLLSPIITILFGAKTAKK
- a CDS encoding ABC transporter ATP-binding protein; protein product: MIEINHVTKEFEGKTAIQNLNLTIPNGKIIGFLGPNGAGKSTTINMMTGILPIDSGSITLNGLDIEKQPLEAKKIFGLVPDRSDMFLRLKGMEYLNFIADIYEIPADIRKERIEYFTKQFSIHDALGNYIQSYSHGMRQKIMVTGVLLHDPDIWILDEPLTGLDPKSSHSLKLMMREHADKGNTVFFSSHGLEVVEQLCDEVAIINKGKLIFYGTMEQLQKEYATDQSLENVFLELTNDE
- a CDS encoding AzlD domain-containing protein; this encodes MIIAMILGMFIVTMLPRLIPVFIVEKVQFRPWVNRWLLAIPYAALGALIFPGVLSVVPDRPFVGLLGGLIAILLSLFGLNVVFVVIGSILSIYIMINL
- a CDS encoding AzlC family ABC transporter permease translates to MQMPSTMKVESPLTIMKRGLKAGFPIMLGYLPIAITYGVLASQVGLSLFELTWMSAAVFAGASQFMAVNMIAVGTGIIEIIIATFVLNFRHFIMNLSMMNVLKAIPLHKKLPLSLGVTDETFAVSSMYPEEGKKAQGIWFYGTIIGFAYISWVIGSLFGGLLGEIIPPALSQSMGIALYAMFIGLLIPSAKKDIKVAYIAVVAMFIHWGCLQLGISTGWAIVYGTIFGGMVGIPLLKEDEA